In Eubalaena glacialis isolate mEubGla1 chromosome 4, mEubGla1.1.hap2.+ XY, whole genome shotgun sequence, the genomic window tcatctgtaaaataacatgGAGTTAGTGATTGTTCTTTCCtcgtagggttttttttttaataaattaattttatttatttatttttggctgcgctgggtgttTGAtactgctcacgggctttctctagttgcgtcgagcgggggctactcttcgtagtggtgtgcgggcttctcattgcggtggtttctcttgttgcggagcacgggctctaggcgcgcaggcttcagtggttgtgacacggaggctctagagcgtaggctcagtagtcgtggcgcacgggcttggttgctccgcggcacgtgggatcttcccggaccagggctcgaacccgtgtcccctgcactggcaggcggattcttaaccactgcgccaccagggaagccccctcttagGGTTTTGATGATTAGATTATTTAATGCCCAGGGAACTCCAGGAACAGTGCTTGACTGTAACTTGCTTTAAaagtgattactttttaaaagaatgctttTGAATCTGCAATTATGCAATTCAGGTATGTTAAGCATGTTCATTAATAGGACTTCCTACTACAAAGAGACccacaaataaaaatagaagttttctttcttggtcTTAACTATTTATTTCTGACTTGCTATGTCATACGCATATGCCTTTTATGGTGGGCTGCCACAAATTTATGTTGGAAAAAGTGGAAGTTAAATAAATCTTTACTATGCTAATTTGATAGATTTTGATAATTCATTTCACTAGCATGGTATGATATTACCAGTAGCAGACTAAAACCTGAGTTCACTTCTGGCTCTGCCCCTAAATCCTGATGAGTCCTATAGCTGGAAAGGCTTTTGGATATTATACTACGAATTAGTTATAATATTTACTCTGTTTGTTTAGGAAAAACTGGAGGAGTGCCTAAAGCAGTTAAAGGAGGAAAGAGTAATAAGACTTAAGGCTGATAAATGAGTCAATGAGGCAAACAATTTCTTATACTTTTGAGAGTGTTTTCgttttattttgatttgattttaagcCATATACACAGTTTGTAAACTTTAAAACTGTAATATGTTGCAAATTGGTTGTATCATATGGACTTTTGCATTTACTGGTATTTAGTGATCATATGATCTATATTCCAgaaagcatgtttttaaaaatgtgaaaatctcattttgtgtgtgtgtgtgtgtgtgtgtgtgtgctttcatATGACACTAGCTTATTTTCTGTTCATGATTCTTTGATTCAAGAAAGCACTTTTTGTGCATATACTGTATATACAGTAGCATAAAAGACATGATGAGACTCTCCTGGCAATGAATTAGGAAAGtgaatcatttaaataaatttaagatattGGAGAACTTGTACGAATGCAAtgcaagataaaaatatatactatcaGAATTACATTAGGTAATGTGCATGAAAGCAGGGCATAATCTAAAAAGTTCCATCTAAATATACTTTATCATAGGTTGAACGTAGGGAGGAATTTTTCAAAGTGCATCCATTGGATTGGTGGACACTTATTCAATAAATGTGGAGCACCTGCTTATATAAGGCAAAAGGGGCCTCATGAACATAACAGCCTTTCTGAGAAATACTAGAGTTGAGCTTATAGGGGGTTTTAAGTGCATAGGTGATGAGCGGAAGGGGAAGAGTGCACGGGAGTGAATATTTTCaagaagccaaagaaaatatTGGTGATCGTACATTTAATAAATTGGGTTGGGTACGATTTAGGACTTTTAAACGTAAGCATTAGATATTTTGCTCACTAAAGTTAATTCTTAACATTCAGCAGAGTTGTAATATGTTTTGTTCAAATCAGATTCTATAATTCACTTTCTAATTTAAGGGAAACTTAAAGCAGGTAATTTTCTAATGTGGAATGAGGCTCCATTATGAATTTAACCAGTTAgaaatgtgatcttttgtgaaaTATCATTAATAAAACGATAACTTTGGTTTATTGATATACCACCCAAGTGTTATATAGGAAACTTTGTTGGGTGCCTGGGGGTTTTGGTTATTGTGTGATATGGTCTCTGTCTTTACTGGTGGAGAGTTAGGTTAATTACAGATTAATTACATTTTGAGTGTTTTAGTTTTGTTCCTTGAAACTAGACAAGACTACTTTTGATGACAATGAGAAAAAATCATGTCAGacattttcagtcttcttttatagctgGAACATGAAAATGCCcagttaagaaatataaatttctctttgtctgaaGGCCTTCATGCCCACTCATTGACAAGCATGATCCTGGATGATGAAGGTGTTTTGGGCAGCACTGAGAATTCTTTTCAGAAGTTCCATGCTTTCTTGGATCTCCTTAAAGATGCTGGGTTCGTTCATTTCTCTTCATGGCGTTCTTCTCTTTGCAACTATAATGGTAGTTTGCTGAGGAACTGGAGCAATTTTCATCACTTACGTGGCCATATTTAGCCAAATTTAGTGTAATTATAGGTAATATAGTTGACGTTTTAAAATgaggaattaaattttttaagaaatgcaaataGGGGAGCCTGCTTTGGTAGAGTGGGGAGCCCATTATAAAAGAGTAACCTGTAGACAGAGTAATTAGTAGGTATAGTTTTTTGTAAAGACTAAATTGAAGGCAGTTTTcattgaaaatattctggaatggATAAGAATTTTcctatctttcatttattttgcttgtttgataagtttgaattaaagttatttttgtcttagacataaaaattattattaatcttcAGGGAAGAtataggtcagtggttctcaaccgggaGCAATTTTGCTGAAAGAGGGAAGTAGAGATTGATAGTTGATGGAGTGGTGTTTTGTCAGTGAATGAATTGGTGttgggaaggaaggaacaaaCACATTCTTGGAAACTGGAGAAAGGTGGTAAAGAAGTGTGGGAATGGAGGTGTGACAGACAGTGGACGAGGTGCGTGGTACTTGTTGAAGCTGCTAGTGAGACAGTGGGATGTCTCCTAGAGGATGAATCTGGAAAGGGCTGAGAAtttgggggagagagaggctTGTAGTCTGGAGTAGGATGTTGGCTTTTAAGATTTTAGAAGTATTTCATGATTGTAGGTCTGGGGAAATCTAAACTGCTCTTATGTGATTATAATAAcctttgtcttttctcctttcctcctctggtCCAGGCTTGGGCAGCTGGCCACAATGGCTGCTATAGATCAGTCAGATTTTCATTTACTAGGTCGTCCCCAGATGAATTCTACTGTTAGCAGTCCacctaaagaagaaaagaaggcacttgaagaagaaaaatcagaatcaaAACAGAGTGCCCCAGTACAAACGCAAAATCTCCAAGTAAGTGGACAGGACAGCACTTAATGATTCTAAGAGTGATTAGCAAAAAGGAAATGACcaagtcagagagaaaataataatggtCAGTCTCTAATAGTTCACATGTTCGGGAGCTAGAAGACTGTGGAGTCCTCTCCAAATCTGAGATCAGTAAATGTGGGCCCATTTCATGATACTGTATTGTTGTACATAAGAAAACTGGAAGTTCTTTAGAAAATTTATGAGTTAAAGCAAACTCTccttaatgaagaaagaaaacattacagaaaatattccaaattttaaattgtataaatgtCTATTCTATTCATATTTTATCTAGGTTTCTATTTGTATGCAGTCAGCTTACAATGAAGGAACACTAATGAAGGTACACGTActgatagaatttttaaaataagtaatctTGACATAGCTAATATGTAAGATATTATAATGACTCACCTGGTCATGGGAATGGGAGGGGAAACCTGTCAGCTTTTCCTCTAGCCTTACTTGGAGCCCCCTTCGCCCACCTCAGCCAATCTCAGACTGGTCTTGGGAACTGACAGCTTGAGAACACAGTCTGGTCACAAACTATATACTGTTTACATGTGCCTGGAGGatagaaaagaaattaattttcttacagaGTAGGGTTTCATTTTTAGTGAGGGAAAGGAAATGGGTAATAGCTACCCCAATCACCAAAGTCTGAAAATGTAGCAGACATAGCCTTGGATATAGCTAGGTTAAGTTGAGAATCACTTGGCAagatagaattagaaaaaaactgGCTCTGAAATCTTCTGAATAATCAATTACTGTGTTAATAATAAGATCACAGAATAACATTGAAGTTTTGAACTCTACTTTTTAATGGTTGGCTTTGTTCATCACTGAATTTTTGtcttgtcttttgtctttccctCCAGTTTCAGAAAATTACAGGTGATGCTGGGATTCCTTTGCCTCTCGACTCCTTCCATGTCCCAGTCTCTACTCAGGAGGCCTTAGAAACTTCCAAAGACAACCTGGGGGTCCCAGTCACAGAGCAGCGGCAGGAGCCTTTTGAAGATTTCATTGCTAGAACATGTTCTCCTTCAGCAGACGTCATTTCTGGAACTGGAagtcaaagaaaagaagaggaattaTCTAGAAATAGCAggtcttcttcagagaaaatgagcaaagcaggtgaatataccaaaaaatacTCTGCTAAGAAACAACCTGGGAAGGACCTGCATTCCTGCTCTGACTCACCTGTAAagcagaaaagcaaaggaattgGGCAAAATAATTCTTTGCTTAATGAACCAATTAGAAGTGAGTCTTcgaaaaaacacatttttgttaAGAAAGAGAGTAGAATAGTGACTGTTTCATCAAAGACAACTAAAAGTAAACTCAATCTACTAGAACATTCTGAAAGTGATACTCTTGGATCTGATTGTGAATTTCAAGAAGGCATCCATACTCCGTCACACCTAACATAGgtctaaatcttttaaaatcttttaaaattatgtttttgccttcaaattttaataaattacttaTGTTTTTATTATAGCATATGGTGTTTTAAAATACTTGACTGGAAGCCATTAGAGAAAGATTTATCTatacttttttattataatgaaaGTTTTGGTGTATTTTTCCTTGTGAGAGTTTGCACCATTCATTCAGCTAGTGTTTACTGAGGGCTTCATATGTACCGTACTTTTCTGGGTGCTATTGCtttcaacagtgaacaaaataaagccTTTACTCTCCTGGAACTAACACTCTGTGGTGGGAGAAAACATAAACAACACAACAGGGTAAGGGGTAAAAAGAGATGGGAATGATAAATGGAATAGTTTTACCATTTGGTTAAATGTCAAACTATTATGAATCATATGGCCAGAAGCCATTGACATATTTTAATTCACAATAACCAGAGAGCATCAAACATTTACCAAGGCACTTAACTGTGTTTATGGATTACAGCAACACTATGAGGTAGGGAActattaccatccccattttatagatgaggagtctGAGGAGACATTATGTGAGTTACCCAGAATTACACAGCTATAAGTAAGTGGTAAGCTGGGATGTgaccagagcccatgctctttttttttaatgtatggactttattatgtttcatttgtttctgatttatgtgattgttttttaaagattttttttgatgtcgactatttttaaagtctttattgaatttgttacagtattgcttctgttttatgttttggttttttggctgcaaggcatgtgggatcttagctccccgaccagggatcgaaccctcaccccctccattggaaggcgaagtcttaaccgctggaccaccagggaagtcccccttatgtgattatttttatggcagttgttttaaattttattttttattgacgtatagtagAATTAcagtgttaattactgctgtacaggaaagtgactcagttatacatttatatacattctttttcatactcttttccattatggtttatcacaggatattgaatatagttccctgtgctatacagtaggacctttttggttttctttaaatacatccacttttttaaataaatgtatttatttaattttttatttttggctgcattgggtcttcgttgccacacgcgggctttctctagttgcggtgagcgggggctactcttctttgcggtgcacgggcttctcattgtggtggcttctcttgttgcggagcatgggctctaggtgcatggacttcagtagttgtggcacacgggcttcagtagttgtgactcgcaggctctagagcacaggctcagtagttgtggcgcacgggcttagttgctccgcggcatgtgggatcttcccagaccagggctcgaacccgtgtcccctgcattggccagcatattcttaaccactgcaccaccagggaagtcccatgtaggacctttttgtttatccatcctgtatatacaccagtttgcatctgctaatcctaaactcccaatccaaccctctcccaccccctcccccttggcaaccaccagtctattctctacgtcctTGGttatgtttctgtttcacagataggcAGAACCCAGGCTCTTAATTACTTTGTTATCCTGTTTCCTTGTTAAGAGAAGAAGGGTTTAAGGAAGGCACCGAGAGAGCAGCCAGTGAGCAGTGAGCAGTAGAAGTGCA contains:
- the LOC133091084 gene encoding centrosomal protein of 78 kDa-like isoform X1, which produces MYVVRCRSIRISCDCDSRESFLLRNRRGRRFLRKCSGRARENQFETRSIAGLHAHSLTSMILDDEGVLGSTENSFQKFHAFLDLLKDAGLGQLATMAAIDQSDFHLLGRPQMNSTVSSPPKEEKKALEEEKSESKQSAPVQTQNLQFQKITGDAGIPLPLDSFHVPVSTQEALETSKDNLGVPVTEQRQEPFEDFIARTCSPSADVISGTGSQRKEEELSRNSRSSSEKMSKAGEYTKKYSAKKQPGKDLHSCSDSPVKQKSKGIGQNNSLLNEPIRSESSKKHIFVKKESRIVTVSSKTTKSKLNLLEHSESDTLGSDCEFQEGIHTPSHLT
- the LOC133091084 gene encoding centrosomal protein of 78 kDa-like isoform X2 — protein: MILDDEGVLGSTENSFQKFHAFLDLLKDAGLGQLATMAAIDQSDFHLLGRPQMNSTVSSPPKEEKKALEEEKSESKQSAPVQTQNLQFQKITGDAGIPLPLDSFHVPVSTQEALETSKDNLGVPVTEQRQEPFEDFIARTCSPSADVISGTGSQRKEEELSRNSRSSSEKMSKAGEYTKKYSAKKQPGKDLHSCSDSPVKQKSKGIGQNNSLLNEPIRSESSKKHIFVKKESRIVTVSSKTTKSKLNLLEHSESDTLGSDCEFQEGIHTPSHLT